GCGGGGCCGTGCTGCCGGGCGGAGCGGCGCCGGGCCGGGCGGTGGGGCGGGCGTCCGCGACGAGGCGCGCCGAGGGCACGGTGGCGTCGGGTTGCGTGGTGACGATGGGCAGCGCCGTCAGCTCGGCCACCGCCGCCACACACGCCGTCGCGTCCGCGGCGGCGATGACGGCGGTGCCCAGGCGGTCGGTGGAGGACCTGAGCGGGCGGACCGGGTCGCCCGGCTCCACGGCGACCTCCCACTCCACGATCGTTCCGTGAGTCAGGGACGGTGGTGGGGCGACGTCGGTGACCGTGCCGGGCGGTGCGGTGAAGAAGACGGTCGCGGCCGTGGCGGCCGTGGCCGGCCCGCGCGGCACTCCCGCGCCGACCGCCCATCCGAGGGCGGCGACCCGCCAGTCGATGCCCGTGGTCAGCCGCACCAGGTCGGCGATGCCGTCGCCACCGAGGCGGTTGTGCGTCTCGATCACGATGACGCGGTCGCCGTCCATCTTCACCTCGGTGTGGCTCGGCCCGTCCGTCAGCCCGAGGGCGTCGAGCAGCTGCCCGACCGCCTCCTCGACCCGTGCCCGCCCGCCGGAGTCCAGTGACGGCGGCGGCATCATGTGGCTGACCTCGACGAAGCTGCCCGTTGTCCCCTTCTGGGCGATGCCCACGACGGTGTGCCGGCCGCCGGCGGACAGCGTCTCCACGCTGAACTCCAGCCCGCCGACGAAGGCTTCGAGCAGGGTGCCGCCTGTCCGGCGGTCCGCCGGCAGGTCCGCCGCACGGTCCACCAGAGCCACGGCATTGCTGCCGACGCCGCTGACGGGCTTGGCCACCACGGGGGTGTGCCCGGCGAACAGTCGCGCCACCGCGTCCGGGTCGCCGCCGGAGGCGAAGGCCGGGTTCAGATGCGGCGCCTTCCGTTCGAGGACCCGCCGCATCTCCAGCTTGTCGCGGGTGCGCCGGACGACCGCGGGGGCGACCCCCCGCACACCGAGCCGCTCCGCCGCCGCGGCCGCCGGCTCCAGACCGAGCTCGGTCAGCGAGACGACGGCGGTGGGCGACAACGGCTTGAGCACCTCGTCGACGAACGCGAGGAAGGCCGGGCCGTCGTGGAAGTCGACGGTGTGCACCTGCCGTGTGCCGGCCATCCGCCCGTCGTTCCGGTCGAGGGCCGGAGCTCCGGGCAGCTGTACATGAAGGAGATCACCGGGGAGAGCCTCGGCCGCTCGCGCGACCGTCGGATTGGCACCGATGACCACCAGGGTCACGACAAGGTCTTTCTGGTCTGCATGCTGCGATACACGTCTGGCCCCCCGCTTTCTTCAGGTCCGGG
This genomic stretch from Streptomyces nigrescens harbors:
- a CDS encoding ATP-grasp domain-containing protein; this translates as MTLVVIGANPTVARAAEALPGDLLHVQLPGAPALDRNDGRMAGTRQVHTVDFHDGPAFLAFVDEVLKPLSPTAVVSLTELGLEPAAAAAERLGVRGVAPAVVRRTRDKLEMRRVLERKAPHLNPAFASGGDPDAVARLFAGHTPVVAKPVSGVGSNAVALVDRAADLPADRRTGGTLLEAFVGGLEFSVETLSAGGRHTVVGIAQKGTTGSFVEVSHMMPPPSLDSGGRARVEEAVGQLLDALGLTDGPSHTEVKMDGDRVIVIETHNRLGGDGIADLVRLTTGIDWRVAALGWAVGAGVPRGPATAATAATVFFTAPPGTVTDVAPPPSLTHGTIVEWEVAVEPGDPVRPLRSSTDRLGTAVIAAADATACVAAVAELTALPIVTTQPDATVPSARLVADARPTARPGAAPPGSTAPPSTAAQPAPVA